The following are encoded in a window of Scophthalmus maximus strain ysfricsl-2021 chromosome 6, ASM2237912v1, whole genome shotgun sequence genomic DNA:
- the cdab gene encoding cytidine deaminase b, which yields MDKVEFNGEVMDIKDQASRHLSPETIKRLIHQSQEAKKQAYCPYSKFRVGAALLTLDNRVFTGCNVENACYNLGMCAERNAISKAVSEGYRSFKAIAIASDLNDQFISPCGGCRQFMREFGSRWDVYLSKPDSSCLKMTVDELLPVSFGPEDLSMKKVFDIPNEY from the exons ATGGACAAAGTAGAGTTCAACGGGGAAGTGATGGATATTAAAGACCAGGCTTCCAGACACTTGTCCCCGGAAACAATCAAGAGGCTGATCCACCAGTCGCAGGAGGCAAAGAAACAAGCCTACTGTCCGTACAGCAAATTCAGAGtgggagctgctctgctgacgCTCGACAACCGCGTGTTTACAG GTTGCAATGTGGAGAATGCATGCTACAATTTGGGGATGTGTGCAGAGAGGAACGCAATATCTAAGGCGGTGTCGGAAGGCTACAGATCGTTCAAGGCTATCGCAATCGCCAG TGACCTGAACGACCAGTTCATCTCCCCCTGTGGTGGCTGCAGGCAGTTCATGAGAGAG TTTGGCTCCAGATGGGATGTGTACCTGTCAAAGCCGGACAGCTCGTGCCTGAAGATGACTGTGGACGAGCTGCTGCCCGTGTCCTTCGGCCCCGAGGACCTGTCCATGAAGAAAGTCTTTGACATTCCTAACGAATACTGA
- the LOC118309881 gene encoding trypsin isoform X2 produces MQGRIVGGYTAAPNSIKYMVSLQSTRGQHFCGGSLVHRYWVLTAAHCNIGAEHMMIVAGDYIINSYEGNEQYAKPHRLVTHPLYNRSTINADIMLIKLRAPVVLNKYVSLVPLPRQGTAENEGRLCRVAGWGFNSLAEGQARFTLRTVTVPIISTARCNSSDSFNGNITANMICAGYRTGGKDACKGDSGGPLVCGGRAYGVVSWGNGCGDAKFPGVYVAVSKFRRWIDETIYGSYFRCTKY; encoded by the exons ATGCAGGGCCGCATCGTAGGTGGTTACACCGCTGCTCCAAACTCCATCAAATACATGGTGTCACTGCAGAGCACCAGGGGCCAGCACTTCTGCGGCGGGTCGTTGGTTCACAGGTACTGGGTGCTGACTGCAGCGCACTGTAACATTGG GGCCGAGCACATGATGATCGTGGCGGGTGACTACATAATAAATTCCTACGAGGGGAATGAGCAGTATGCTAAACCCCACAGACTGGTCACCCATCCCCTCTACAACAGGAGCACCATCAACGCGGACATCATGCTCATTAAG TTGCGGGCCCCTGTGGTGCTGAACAAGTACGTGTCGCTGGTGCCTCTTCCCAGGCAGGGGACTGCTGAAAATGAAGGCCGGCTGTGTCGGGTGGCTGGGTGGGGCTTCAATAGTCTGGCTGAAGGCCAGGCCCGCTTTACCCTGAGGACGGTCACAGTGCCCATTATATCAACTGCAAGATGTAACAGCAGTGACTCCTTTAATGGAAATATCACAGCAAACATGATCTGTGCTGGCTACAGGACTGGAGGAAAAGATGCATGCAAG GGCGACTCTGGTGGCCCACTGGTGTGCGGGGGGCGTGCTTACGGTGTGGTCTCCTGGGGCAACGGCTGCGGAGATGCTAAGTTTCCAGGGGTCTATGTGGCGGTGTCCAAATTCCGTCGGTGGATAGACGAAACCATCTATGGATCCTACTTTCGCTGCaccaaatactga
- the camk2n1 gene encoding calcium/calmodulin-dependent protein kinase II inhibitor 2-like yields MSEVLPFNEDKMSHYGNEGDEGHLSFTCRLQDTNNFFNGSQNKRPPKLGQIGRSKRVVIEDENGDDEALKNGTEKTPPEA; encoded by the exons ATGTCCGAAGTGCTGCCGTTCAACGAAGACAAAATGAGTCATTATGGAAACGAGGGCGACGAGGGACACCTTTCCTTCACCTGTCGCCTTCAGGACACCAACAACTTCTTCAACGGCTCGCAGAACAAGCGTCCACCGAAACTCGGACAAATAGGCAGGAGCAAACGGG TTGTGATCGAGGATGAGAATGGCGACGACGAAGCTCTGAAAAATGGAACAGAGAAGACCCCGCCAGAGGCTTAG
- the si:dkey-33m11.8 gene encoding serine protease 1 yields MNLTTPCHLSLLLLLVVNLTGVYGSRIIGGAEVYPYSIRYQASLLFFNSHFCGGTLIHPQWVVSAAHCWRPKHMIQVVLSEHIIQNVEGFEQIFNVSLVVRHYQYQHWTFDNDIMLLKLDRPAILNTRVEPAALPDPRSPPMANGARCTVSGWGVTWLNSYSLSPVLRSVDVDIFSNCWYYYYFRVTDNMICAGSYFGGKDSCQGDSGGPLVCDGKFEGIVSWGIGCAYSYYPGVYTKVRNYLGWINWVVQNS; encoded by the exons ATGAACCTGACTACACCCTGTCACCTCTCACTGCTCCTCCTGCTTGTCGTGAACCTAACAG GTGTGTATGGGAGCAGAATCATCGGGGGTGCAGAGGTTTACCCCTACTCCATCAGATATCAGGCCTCCCTCCTGTTCTTCAACTCCCACTTCTGCGGAGGCACCCTCATCCACCCACAGTGGGTGGTGTCTGCTGCCCACTGCTGGAGGCC GAAACACATGATCCAAGTGGTCCTGAGTGAGCACATCATCCAAAATGTGGAGGGCTTTGAGCAGATTTTCAATGTCTCTTTAGTCGTCAGGCACTACCAGTACCAACACTGGACGTTTGACAATGACATCATGCTGCTTAAG TTGGACCGGCCAGCTATCCTCAACACCAGGGTCGAGCCAGCCGCTTTGCCAGATCCGAGGTCACCCCCGATGGCCAACGGTGCCCGGTGCACAGTCAGCGGCTGGGGCGTGACCTGGCTCAACAGCTACAGCCTGTCGCCTGTGCTGAGGTCTGTGGACGTGGACATCTTCTCCAACTGCtggtactactactacttcagGGTCACCGATAACATGATCTGTGCTGGCTCGTACTTTGGTGGGAAAGACTCCTGTCAG GGCGACTCGGGAGGACCTCTGGTCTGTGACGGTAAATTTGAGGGTATCGTATCTTGGGGAATTGGCTGTGCCTATTCCTACTACCCTGGTGTCTACACCAAGGTCAGAAACTACCTCGGATGGATCAACTGGGTCGTCCAGAACAGCTGA
- the LOC118309881 gene encoding trypsin isoform X1 — translation MINLLMCLSVVLLDLMTVHSHGLMQGRIVGGYTAAPNSIKYMVSLQSTRGQHFCGGSLVHRYWVLTAAHCNIGAEHMMIVAGDYIINSYEGNEQYAKPHRLVTHPLYNRSTINADIMLIKLRAPVVLNKYVSLVPLPRQGTAENEGRLCRVAGWGFNSLAEGQARFTLRTVTVPIISTARCNSSDSFNGNITANMICAGYRTGGKDACKGDSGGPLVCGGRAYGVVSWGNGCGDAKFPGVYVAVSKFRRWIDETIYGSYFRCTKY, via the exons ATGATAAACCTGCTcatgtgtttgagtgttgtGCTGCTGGACCTCATGACAGTCCACA GCCATGGGCTCATGCAGGGCCGCATCGTAGGTGGTTACACCGCTGCTCCAAACTCCATCAAATACATGGTGTCACTGCAGAGCACCAGGGGCCAGCACTTCTGCGGCGGGTCGTTGGTTCACAGGTACTGGGTGCTGACTGCAGCGCACTGTAACATTGG GGCCGAGCACATGATGATCGTGGCGGGTGACTACATAATAAATTCCTACGAGGGGAATGAGCAGTATGCTAAACCCCACAGACTGGTCACCCATCCCCTCTACAACAGGAGCACCATCAACGCGGACATCATGCTCATTAAG TTGCGGGCCCCTGTGGTGCTGAACAAGTACGTGTCGCTGGTGCCTCTTCCCAGGCAGGGGACTGCTGAAAATGAAGGCCGGCTGTGTCGGGTGGCTGGGTGGGGCTTCAATAGTCTGGCTGAAGGCCAGGCCCGCTTTACCCTGAGGACGGTCACAGTGCCCATTATATCAACTGCAAGATGTAACAGCAGTGACTCCTTTAATGGAAATATCACAGCAAACATGATCTGTGCTGGCTACAGGACTGGAGGAAAAGATGCATGCAAG GGCGACTCTGGTGGCCCACTGGTGTGCGGGGGGCGTGCTTACGGTGTGGTCTCCTGGGGCAACGGCTGCGGAGATGCTAAGTTTCCAGGGGTCTATGTGGCGGTGTCCAAATTCCGTCGGTGGATAGACGAAACCATCTATGGATCCTACTTTCGCTGCaccaaatactga